Proteins from one Mycobacterium sp. SMC-2 genomic window:
- the nrfD gene encoding NrfD/PsrC family molybdoenzyme membrane anchor subunit, whose product MTTSEFDSLRPPEPEGGRRRRGKRGGRRGGGDGSREMPMVPEAEFSSYYGRPVVKPPPWESEVAAYLFLGGVAGGSGLLAAGAQLTGRAKLRRNARLTGLAAVLLSLVALVKDLGRPERFLHMLRTFKLTSPMNLGSWILSSFSAGIGVAAASEVDRLTGERLPLGPLRPVLRAVEGPAGLEAALLAPPLAVYTAVLLSDTATPTWNAAHEDLPFVFVSSASLAASGLAMVTTPVHEAGPARTLAVLGVLGDLAATKLMERRMDPVAAEPLRHGNPGRMLRWSQRLVIAGGLGTLLGGRSRGIAAVAGLALATASALTRFGVFEAGLESARHPRYTIEPQKRRLAARRAAGVTGDSITTAG is encoded by the coding sequence GTGACCACTTCCGAATTCGACAGCCTTCGTCCGCCGGAACCCGAGGGCGGCAGGCGCCGAAGGGGTAAGCGCGGGGGCCGCCGCGGCGGGGGCGACGGGTCGCGCGAGATGCCGATGGTTCCGGAGGCCGAGTTCAGCTCGTACTACGGGCGCCCGGTGGTCAAGCCGCCGCCGTGGGAGTCGGAGGTGGCCGCGTACCTGTTTCTCGGCGGCGTCGCCGGCGGGTCCGGACTGCTGGCGGCCGGCGCCCAGCTCACCGGCCGCGCGAAGCTGCGCCGCAACGCCCGCCTGACCGGGTTGGCGGCCGTGTTGCTGAGCCTCGTCGCGCTGGTGAAGGACTTGGGACGGCCCGAGCGCTTCCTGCACATGTTGCGGACGTTCAAGCTCACCTCGCCGATGAACCTCGGCTCGTGGATCCTCAGCTCCTTCAGCGCGGGGATCGGGGTGGCGGCCGCGTCTGAGGTCGACCGCTTGACGGGGGAGCGTCTGCCGCTCGGGCCGCTGCGGCCGGTGTTGCGCGCCGTGGAGGGGCCGGCCGGCCTGGAGGCGGCGCTTCTCGCCCCGCCGCTTGCCGTCTACACCGCCGTGCTGCTCTCCGATACCGCGACCCCGACGTGGAACGCGGCCCACGAGGATCTGCCGTTCGTGTTCGTCAGCTCGGCGAGCCTGGCCGCCTCGGGGTTGGCCATGGTCACCACGCCGGTGCACGAGGCCGGCCCGGCCCGGACACTGGCGGTCCTCGGCGTTCTCGGGGACCTGGCCGCCACGAAACTGATGGAACGACGGATGGATCCGGTCGCCGCCGAGCCGCTGCGTCACGGCAACCCGGGAAGGATGCTGCGGTGGAGCCAACGGCTCGTGATCGCCGGCGGGCTGGGAACGCTGCTCGGGGGCCGCAGCCGCGGCATCGCGGCGGTGGCCGGCCTGGCCCTGGCGACGGCGTCGGCGCTGACCCGGTTCGGCGTGTTCGAGGCGGGGCTGGAATCGGCCCGTCACCCCCGCTACACGATCGAACCGCAGAAACGCCGGCTCGCGGCCCGTCGCGCGGCCGGCGTCACGGGGGACTCGATCACCACCGCCGGCTGA
- a CDS encoding 4Fe-4S dicluster domain-containing protein, producing MGQLSGPTDPTSDAGWAEHKPRKGFFTDTSICIGCKACEVACKEWNRNPRDGDLELLGSSYDNTGALGASTWRHVAFIEQGRDRIEEARESGRALTDLGMPAVPGAADVTPPDTPEFRWLMSSDVCKHCTHAGCLDVCPTGALFRTEFGTVVVQADVCNGCGTCVAGCPFGVVERRSDGTFTTPAQRPGRPAETPASGVAQKCTLCYDRLVEDQIPACAQTCPTTSIKFGDHDDLVAKARERVAQLHALGLTEARLYGANEHDGVGGTGSIFLLLDEPEVYGLPPDPRVCTADLPQMFKRAGAAAAGMFAAAALAFWRSR from the coding sequence ATGGGTCAGCTGAGCGGACCGACCGACCCGACGAGTGACGCCGGCTGGGCCGAGCACAAGCCGCGCAAGGGGTTTTTCACCGACACCTCGATCTGCATCGGGTGCAAGGCCTGCGAGGTCGCGTGCAAGGAGTGGAACCGCAACCCGCGCGACGGCGACCTCGAACTGCTGGGTTCGTCCTACGACAACACCGGCGCGCTGGGCGCCAGCACCTGGCGGCACGTGGCGTTCATCGAGCAGGGCCGCGACCGGATCGAGGAGGCGCGCGAATCCGGGCGCGCCCTCACCGATTTGGGGATGCCCGCGGTCCCCGGCGCCGCGGACGTCACGCCGCCGGACACCCCGGAGTTCCGCTGGCTGATGTCGTCGGACGTGTGCAAGCACTGCACGCACGCCGGCTGCCTGGACGTCTGCCCGACGGGCGCCTTGTTCCGCACCGAGTTCGGCACGGTCGTCGTGCAGGCCGACGTCTGCAACGGCTGCGGCACCTGCGTGGCCGGGTGCCCGTTCGGCGTGGTGGAGCGGCGCAGCGACGGCACCTTCACCACGCCGGCGCAGCGACCGGGTCGCCCGGCCGAGACGCCCGCCTCGGGGGTGGCCCAGAAGTGCACCCTGTGCTACGACCGGCTCGTCGAAGACCAGATCCCGGCCTGCGCCCAGACCTGCCCGACGACGTCGATCAAGTTCGGCGACCACGACGACCTGGTGGCCAAGGCCCGGGAGCGGGTCGCCCAGCTGCACGCCCTGGGTCTGACGGAGGCCCGACTCTACGGCGCCAACGAGCACGACGGCGTGGGCGGCACCGGGTCGATCTTCCTGCTGCTCGACGAGCCGGAGGTGTACGGCCTGCCGCCCGACCCGCGCGTGTGCACCGCCGACCTGCCGCAGATGTTCAAACGCGCGGGCGCGGCCGCGGCGGGGATGTTCGCCGCCGCGGCGCTGGCCTTTTGGAGGAGCCGGTGA
- the fdh gene encoding formate dehydrogenase, with protein sequence MAMRKLFLEWPVVRQLRSGDKLGRGSAVTSRQTRAVMPRTTTADRVVQSICPYCAVGCGQRVYVKDERVVQIEGDPDSPISRGRLCPKGAASEQLVNSPGRQLQVLYRPPRATEWQPLALDTAIDMIADRFVESRRHTWQDIDKKGNLLRRTMGIAALGGATLDNEENYLIKKLFTAAGAIQIENQARIUHSATVPGLGASFGRGGATQTLQDMANADCIVIQGSNMAECHPVGYQWVEEARARGARVIHVDPRFTRTSAVSDRHIPIRAGSDVVLLGALINHVLANDLWFKEYVVAYTNAATLINEKFRDTEDLNGLFSGFDPESGHYDMSTWAYADPDGSSPGGAEHGAEASARAAGDEHGSGGPPLAHARVKRDETLQHPRTVFQILKRHYARYTPEMVADVCGIGREDFDYLARSIVENSGRERTTCFAYAVGWTQHTLGAQFIRTATILQLLMGNVGRPGSGIMALRGHASIQGSTDIPTLFNLLPGYLPMPKAGMHDSLADYLDAVGSKQQKGFWANADAYTISLLKAWWGDAATEDNDWAYDYLPRLSGPHGTYQTVMGMLADEVEGYFLLGQNPAVGSAHGRMQRLGMSHLKWLVVRDLNLIESATWWKDGPEIASGELKTEDIETEVFFLPAASHVEKAGSFTQTQRLLQWRHKAVAPPGDCQSELAFFYELGRRIRQRLAGSADERDRPLLDLTWDYPADEHGDPDGEAVLAEINGYHVAGRDPLSSYTELRADGATAAGCWIYTGVYANAANQAARRVPQGGPSRSQHEWGWAWPADRRILYNRASADPDGKPWSERKRYVWWDPDQRRWVGYDVPDFVADRAPGSRPDPDVGGPDALAGDDPFIMQADGKGWLFAPKGMVDGPLPTHYEPQESPVANALYPQQRNPARITFPRKDNLSAPSAGEPGADVYPYVFTTYRLTEHHTAGGMSRWLPYLSELQPEMFCEVSEELAAERGLEPYGWATIISPRAAIEARVLVTKRVAPLVINGHTVHQVGLPYHWGVGSDAVVSGDAANDLLGVTLDPNVQIQESKAGSCDIRPGRRPQGEDLLRLIGEYQSRSGATTETGNARISDGVWKGGADGSAERTDRPDE encoded by the coding sequence ATGGCTATGCGCAAGCTTTTCCTGGAATGGCCCGTCGTGCGTCAGTTGCGTTCGGGAGACAAGCTCGGCCGCGGGTCGGCCGTCACCTCGAGGCAGACCCGCGCCGTCATGCCGCGCACGACGACGGCCGACCGGGTGGTGCAAAGCATCTGTCCGTATTGCGCGGTCGGTTGCGGGCAGCGGGTGTACGTCAAGGACGAGCGCGTCGTCCAGATCGAGGGGGACCCGGACTCGCCGATCTCGCGAGGCCGCTTGTGCCCCAAGGGCGCTGCCAGCGAACAGCTGGTGAACTCCCCGGGCCGGCAGCTGCAGGTGCTCTACCGTCCGCCGCGGGCCACTGAATGGCAGCCGCTGGCGCTGGACACCGCGATCGACATGATCGCCGACCGCTTCGTCGAATCCCGCCGCCACACCTGGCAGGACATCGACAAGAAGGGCAACCTGTTGCGTCGCACCATGGGTATCGCCGCACTCGGCGGGGCCACCCTGGACAACGAAGAGAACTATCTCATCAAGAAGCTCTTCACCGCGGCGGGCGCCATCCAGATCGAGAACCAAGCCCGTATTTGACACTCCGCCACGGTTCCCGGTCTGGGAGCCTCCTTCGGGCGCGGCGGCGCCACCCAGACACTGCAGGACATGGCCAACGCCGATTGCATCGTGATCCAGGGCTCCAACATGGCCGAGTGTCATCCGGTGGGGTATCAGTGGGTCGAGGAGGCCCGGGCCCGCGGCGCGCGGGTGATCCACGTCGACCCCCGATTCACCCGCACGTCCGCGGTGTCGGACCGGCACATCCCGATCCGGGCCGGTTCGGACGTGGTGCTGCTCGGCGCCCTCATCAACCACGTGCTGGCCAACGATCTGTGGTTCAAGGAGTACGTCGTCGCCTACACCAACGCCGCCACGCTGATCAACGAAAAGTTCAGGGACACCGAAGATCTGAACGGCTTGTTCTCCGGCTTCGACCCCGAGTCCGGCCACTACGACATGTCCACGTGGGCGTACGCCGACCCGGACGGGTCAAGCCCCGGCGGCGCGGAGCACGGCGCCGAGGCCTCGGCGCGCGCGGCGGGCGACGAACACGGCAGCGGGGGACCGCCGCTCGCGCACGCCAGGGTGAAGCGGGACGAGACCCTGCAGCACCCGCGCACGGTATTCCAGATCCTCAAGCGGCACTACGCCCGCTACACCCCGGAGATGGTCGCCGACGTCTGCGGCATCGGCCGGGAGGATTTCGACTACCTCGCCCGCTCCATCGTGGAGAACTCGGGGCGCGAGCGCACCACCTGCTTCGCGTACGCCGTCGGATGGACGCAGCACACCCTGGGGGCCCAATTCATCCGCACCGCAACGATTCTGCAGCTGCTGATGGGAAACGTCGGCCGCCCGGGCAGCGGCATCATGGCGCTGCGCGGCCACGCCAGCATCCAGGGCTCCACCGACATCCCGACGCTGTTCAACCTGCTGCCCGGCTACCTGCCGATGCCCAAGGCCGGCATGCACGACAGCCTGGCCGACTATCTCGACGCGGTCGGATCGAAGCAACAGAAAGGCTTCTGGGCCAACGCGGACGCCTACACGATCAGCCTGCTCAAGGCGTGGTGGGGCGACGCGGCCACCGAGGACAACGACTGGGCCTACGACTACCTGCCGCGGCTGTCCGGTCCGCACGGCACCTATCAGACCGTGATGGGGATGTTGGCCGACGAGGTCGAGGGCTACTTCCTGCTGGGCCAGAACCCCGCGGTCGGCTCGGCGCACGGCCGCATGCAGCGGCTCGGCATGTCCCACCTCAAGTGGCTGGTGGTCCGCGACCTCAACCTCATCGAGTCGGCCACCTGGTGGAAGGACGGTCCCGAGATCGCCTCGGGCGAACTGAAAACCGAGGACATCGAGACCGAGGTGTTCTTCCTGCCCGCGGCCTCGCACGTGGAGAAGGCCGGCTCGTTCACCCAGACGCAGCGGCTGCTGCAGTGGCGGCACAAGGCCGTCGCGCCGCCGGGCGACTGCCAGAGCGAACTGGCCTTCTTCTACGAGCTGGGCAGGCGCATCCGCCAGCGGCTGGCCGGCTCCGCCGACGAGCGCGACCGGCCCCTGCTGGATCTGACGTGGGACTACCCCGCCGACGAGCACGGCGACCCGGACGGCGAGGCGGTGCTGGCCGAAATCAACGGCTATCACGTCGCCGGGCGCGACCCGTTGTCCTCGTACACCGAGTTGCGCGCCGACGGGGCGACCGCCGCGGGCTGCTGGATCTACACCGGCGTCTACGCCAACGCCGCCAACCAGGCCGCGCGCCGCGTCCCGCAGGGCGGACCGTCGCGCAGCCAGCACGAGTGGGGCTGGGCGTGGCCGGCCGACCGCAGGATCCTCTACAACCGCGCCTCGGCCGACCCGGACGGCAAGCCGTGGAGCGAACGCAAGCGGTACGTGTGGTGGGACCCAGACCAGCGGCGGTGGGTGGGTTACGACGTGCCCGACTTCGTGGCGGACCGGGCGCCGGGCAGCCGGCCCGATCCCGACGTCGGCGGGCCCGACGCGCTGGCCGGCGACGACCCGTTCATCATGCAGGCCGACGGCAAGGGCTGGCTGTTCGCCCCCAAGGGGATGGTCGACGGGCCGCTGCCGACGCACTACGAGCCGCAGGAGTCCCCGGTCGCCAACGCGTTGTATCCGCAACAGCGGAACCCGGCGCGAATCACGTTCCCGCGCAAGGACAATCTGAGCGCGCCCAGCGCCGGGGAGCCCGGCGCCGACGTGTATCCCTACGTGTTCACCACCTACCGGCTGACCGAGCATCACACCGCCGGCGGGATGAGTCGCTGGCTGCCCTACCTCTCGGAGCTGCAGCCGGAGATGTTCTGCGAGGTATCGGAGGAGCTGGCCGCCGAACGTGGCCTCGAGCCCTACGGGTGGGCCACCATCATCTCGCCCCGCGCGGCGATCGAGGCCCGGGTGCTGGTCACCAAACGTGTTGCCCCGCTGGTGATCAACGGCCACACCGTGCACCAGGTCGGGCTGCCGTACCACTGGGGCGTCGGCAGCGACGCGGTGGTCAGCGGGGACGCGGCCAACGACCTGCTCGGCGTGACGCTGGACCCCAACGTGCAGATCCAGGAATCGAAGGCCGGCTCGTGCGACATCCGGCCGGGGCGGCGGCCGCAGGGCGAGGACCTGCTGCGCCTGATCGGCGAGTACCAGTCCCGCTCGGGTGCCACCACCGAGACCGGCAACGCGCGGATCAGCGACGGGGTGTGGAAAGGGGGAGCCGATGGGTCAGCTGAGCGGACCGACCGACCCGACGAGTGA
- the selD gene encoding selenide, water dikinase SelD gives MTYRLTQYAHGGGCACKIPPGELEDVVRGLGVGAPRDPAGELLVGLEHGDDAAAVRIEGGTALIATTDFFTPVVDDAYDWGRIAATNALSDVYAMGGRPVVAVNLLGWPRDVLPFELAAETLRGGLDVCGLAGCHLAGGHSVDDPEPKYGLAVTGIADPNRLLRNDSGKPGAPLSLTKPLGVGVLNSRHKATGERFEHAIEAMTTLNAAAAAAALAAGVECATDITGFGLLGHLHKLARASGVTAIVDAAAVPYLEGAREALAAGYVSGGTRRNLDWVAPHVDLSAVGEDEALLLADAQTSGGLLIAGEIPGAPVIGELVPRGEHTIVVR, from the coding sequence GTGACCTATCGACTGACCCAGTACGCCCACGGCGGCGGCTGCGCATGCAAGATCCCGCCCGGCGAGCTGGAGGACGTCGTCCGCGGGTTGGGGGTGGGGGCCCCGCGCGACCCGGCCGGCGAGCTGCTGGTCGGGCTGGAGCACGGCGACGACGCGGCGGCGGTGCGCATCGAGGGCGGCACGGCGCTGATCGCGACGACGGACTTCTTCACCCCGGTGGTGGACGACGCCTACGACTGGGGACGCATCGCGGCCACCAACGCCCTGTCCGACGTCTACGCGATGGGCGGGCGTCCGGTGGTGGCGGTGAACCTGCTGGGCTGGCCGCGTGACGTGCTGCCCTTCGAGTTGGCGGCCGAGACGCTGCGCGGCGGACTGGACGTCTGCGGCCTGGCCGGCTGCCACCTCGCCGGCGGGCACAGCGTCGACGACCCGGAGCCCAAGTACGGGTTGGCCGTCACCGGGATCGCGGATCCGAATCGGTTGTTGCGCAACGACTCCGGCAAGCCCGGCGCGCCGCTGTCGTTGACCAAGCCGCTCGGCGTCGGCGTGCTCAACAGCAGGCACAAGGCCACCGGCGAGCGCTTCGAGCACGCGATCGAGGCGATGACCACGTTGAACGCCGCCGCGGCCGCCGCGGCGCTGGCGGCAGGCGTCGAATGCGCAACGGACATAACCGGTTTCGGGCTGCTCGGGCACCTGCACAAGCTGGCGCGGGCCAGCGGCGTGACGGCGATCGTCGACGCGGCGGCGGTGCCCTACCTGGAGGGCGCGCGGGAGGCGCTGGCGGCCGGCTACGTCAGCGGGGGCACGCGGCGCAACCTCGACTGGGTCGCTCCCCACGTCGACCTGTCCGCGGTCGGCGAGGACGAGGCCCTGTTGCTGGCCGACGCGCAGACCTCCGGCGGGCTGCTGATCGCCGGCGAGATCCCGGGCGCGCCCGTGATCGGGGAGCTGGTGCCGCGCGGTGAGCACACGATCGTGGTGCGCTGA
- the selA gene encoding L-seryl-tRNA(Sec) selenium transferase yields MSDPRRRVPRTDTLLADPRLAQAERVLGRALVKSVIAEAQQRARAGEIEPERVAECAVAALPGTASSLRPVINATGVVVHTNLGRAPLSRAAVDAVVAAAGTTDVELDLATGRRGRRGQAALAALSRAVPTAGGVHVVNNNAAALLLAALTLAGGKEIVLSRGELVEIGDGFRIPELLASTGSRLREVGTTNRTSLRDYAEAIGPQTGFVLKVHPSNFHVTGFTSAVGVAELAQELAKLGVPLVVDIGSGLLSPHPLLPDEPDATSTLRDGADLVTASGDKLLGGPQAGLLLGEAGLIERLRRHPAARALRVDKLTLAALEATLTGPPPPVAEALAADVAELRARAESLAAALPGAEAVDCVAAVGGGGAPGVELPSAAVSLPEPYAAALRAASPPVVGRLEAGRCLLDLRTVAPQDDALLAAAVRACSS; encoded by the coding sequence GTGAGCGACCCGCGCCGGCGGGTGCCGCGCACCGACACACTGCTCGCCGATCCGCGCCTCGCCCAGGCCGAGCGGGTGCTGGGCCGCGCGCTGGTGAAGTCGGTGATCGCCGAGGCGCAGCAGCGGGCGCGCGCCGGGGAGATCGAGCCCGAGCGCGTCGCCGAATGCGCGGTCGCCGCGCTTCCCGGCACGGCGTCGAGCCTGCGGCCCGTCATCAACGCCACCGGCGTGGTGGTGCACACCAATCTGGGCCGGGCGCCGCTGTCGCGGGCCGCCGTCGACGCGGTGGTCGCCGCGGCCGGGACCACGGATGTCGAGTTGGACCTGGCGACGGGCCGCCGCGGCCGCCGCGGCCAGGCCGCGCTCGCCGCGCTGTCACGGGCGGTGCCGACGGCCGGGGGCGTGCACGTGGTCAACAACAACGCCGCCGCGCTGCTGCTGGCGGCCCTCACGCTGGCTGGGGGCAAGGAGATCGTGCTCAGCCGCGGCGAGCTGGTCGAGATCGGCGACGGATTCCGCATTCCCGAGCTGCTGGCGTCCACCGGGTCGCGGCTGCGCGAGGTCGGCACCACCAACCGCACCAGCCTGCGCGACTACGCCGAGGCGATCGGGCCGCAGACCGGTTTCGTCCTGAAGGTCCATCCGTCCAACTTCCACGTCACCGGGTTCACCTCGGCGGTCGGCGTGGCGGAATTGGCCCAGGAATTGGCCAAGCTGGGGGTCCCCTTGGTGGTCGACATCGGCTCCGGGTTGCTGTCCCCACACCCTCTGCTGCCCGACGAGCCCGACGCGACGTCGACCCTGCGCGACGGCGCGGACCTGGTCACCGCGAGCGGCGACAAACTGCTCGGCGGCCCCCAGGCCGGTCTGCTGCTGGGCGAGGCCGGGCTGATCGAACGGCTGCGCCGCCACCCGGCGGCGCGCGCGCTGCGCGTCGACAAACTCACCCTCGCCGCGCTGGAGGCGACCCTGACGGGCCCGCCCCCACCGGTGGCCGAGGCGTTGGCCGCCGACGTGGCGGAGCTGCGGGCCCGCGCCGAGTCGCTGGCCGCCGCGCTGCCGGGCGCCGAGGCGGTGGATTGCGTCGCGGCCGTCGGCGGCGGCGGAGCCCCGGGCGTCGAACTGCCCAGCGCCGCCGTGAGCCTGCCCGAGCCCTACGCCGCCGCGCTGCGCGCCGCCAGCCCACCGGTCGTCGGCCGCCTCGAGGCGGGCCGCTGCCTGCTCGACCTGCGCACGGTGGCCCCGCAGGACGACGCGCTGCTGGCCGCGGCGGTGCGGGCATGTTCGTCATAG
- a CDS encoding selenocysteine-specific translation elongation factor, whose protein sequence is MFVIATAGHVDHGKSTLLHRLTGMWPDRLAEERRRGLTIDLGFAWTELAGRQLAFVDVPGHERFVANMLAGVGAVPAVMFVVAATEGWMPQSDEHLAALDALGVRHGLLVISKADLADPGPAIEQARQRFAVTSLADAPVAIGADLERVRAELVALTDRLPVPDPDADVRLWVDRSFTVRGAGTVVTGTLAGGTIRVGDELDHAGRRVTVRGLQSLGRDQAAVGAVARVALNLRGVDRRHIGRGDAVRTPGAWLDTAEIDVALRSADALHRQLVLHVGSAAVPVRVRQLGEAAARLRLARQLPLRVGDVGLLRDPGEHRIAAGIEVLDVAPPALRRRGAARDRAAELATGRVRPPDCARAAELRAMGLPLAGQRVGDWVVGPDWWAGRRECATAAVRSWADDHDVAAGMPLETLRQRVGLPAAELLPALLAGTGLQVVDGLVRSPGAGLPARVDKAVRTIEEWLAAEPFRAPEADELAELKLGPRELAAAVRAGRLTRIADGVVLGSGALDRAATVLAALPQPFTVSDARRALGTSRRVAVPLLEQLDARRVTRRAPDGTRVVLATAAP, encoded by the coding sequence ATGTTCGTCATAGCCACCGCCGGGCACGTCGACCACGGCAAGTCGACGCTGCTGCACCGGCTCACCGGCATGTGGCCGGACCGGCTCGCCGAGGAGCGGCGCCGGGGGCTGACCATCGACCTGGGCTTCGCGTGGACCGAGCTCGCCGGCCGCCAGCTGGCGTTCGTGGACGTGCCCGGCCACGAACGGTTCGTGGCCAACATGCTTGCGGGGGTGGGCGCGGTTCCGGCGGTGATGTTCGTCGTCGCCGCCACCGAGGGCTGGATGCCGCAGTCCGACGAGCACCTCGCGGCGCTGGACGCCCTCGGGGTCCGCCACGGGCTGCTGGTCATCAGCAAGGCCGACCTCGCCGATCCGGGTCCGGCCATCGAGCAGGCGCGCCAACGGTTCGCCGTGACGTCGCTGGCCGACGCCCCCGTCGCGATCGGCGCCGACCTGGAGCGGGTACGCGCGGAACTGGTGGCGCTGACCGACCGGCTGCCGGTCCCGGATCCGGACGCCGACGTGCGGCTCTGGGTCGACCGCAGCTTCACCGTCCGGGGGGCGGGCACGGTGGTGACCGGCACGCTGGCGGGCGGGACGATCCGGGTGGGCGACGAGCTGGACCACGCCGGCCGGCGCGTCACGGTTCGCGGGCTGCAATCGCTGGGCCGCGACCAGGCGGCGGTCGGTGCGGTGGCGCGCGTCGCGCTGAACCTGCGCGGCGTGGACCGCCGGCACATCGGTCGCGGTGACGCCGTCCGGACGCCGGGCGCGTGGCTCGACACCGCCGAGATCGATGTCGCCCTGCGGTCGGCGGACGCGCTGCACCGCCAGCTGGTCCTGCACGTCGGGTCCGCGGCCGTGCCGGTGCGGGTGCGTCAGCTGGGGGAGGCGGCGGCCCGGCTGCGGCTGGCGCGGCAGCTGCCGCTGCGTGTCGGAGACGTCGGGCTGCTGCGCGATCCCGGGGAACACCGTATCGCCGCGGGGATCGAAGTGCTCGACGTCGCCCCGCCGGCGCTGCGCCGCAGGGGCGCGGCGCGGGATCGTGCCGCGGAGCTGGCGACCGGCCGGGTCCGGCCGCCCGATTGCGCCCGGGCGGCCGAACTGCGAGCGATGGGCCTGCCGCTTGCCGGGCAGCGGGTGGGCGACTGGGTGGTGGGCCCCGACTGGTGGGCCGGGCGGCGGGAGTGCGCGACCGCGGCGGTGCGGAGCTGGGCGGACGACCACGATGTCGCGGCGGGGATGCCGCTGGAAACGCTGCGGCAGCGGGTCGGGCTGCCCGCCGCCGAACTACTGCCGGCGCTGCTCGCGGGCACGGGCCTTCAGGTGGTCGACGGGCTGGTCCGCTCGCCGGGCGCGGGCCTGCCGGCCCGCGTCGACAAGGCGGTGCGCACCATCGAGGAGTGGCTGGCCGCCGAGCCTTTTCGGGCGCCGGAGGCCGATGAGCTGGCCGAGCTCAAGCTCGGGCCCCGGGAGCTGGCCGCGGCGGTGCGCGCCGGGCGGCTGACGCGGATCGCCGACGGCGTCGTGCTGGGATCCGGCGCGCTGGACCGGGCGGCCACCGTCCTCGCCGCGTTGCCGCAGCCGTTCACCGTCAGCGACGCGCGCCGCGCGCTGGGCACCAGCCGGCGGGTCGCCGTCCCGCTGCTGGAGCAGCTCGACGCCCGGCGCGTCACCAGGCGGGCCCCGGACGGCACCCGGGTCGTGCTCGCTACAGCCGCTCCTTGA
- a CDS encoding GatB/YqeY domain-containing protein: MAELKSRLRADLTDAMKSKDKLRTATLRLLLAAIQTEEVSGKQARELSDDEVIKVLARESRKRAESAEIYTQNGRGELAANEHAEARIIDEYLPTPLTEAEVADVADTAIAQVAEEIGERPSMKQMGMVMKAATAIAAGKADGARLSAAVKERL, translated from the coding sequence ATGGCCGAACTCAAGTCCCGGCTGCGGGCCGACCTGACCGATGCGATGAAGAGCAAGGACAAGCTGCGCACGGCGACCCTGCGCCTACTGCTCGCTGCGATTCAAACCGAGGAGGTCTCCGGCAAACAGGCCAGGGAACTCTCCGACGACGAAGTGATCAAGGTGCTGGCGCGGGAGTCCCGCAAGCGTGCCGAGTCGGCGGAGATCTACACCCAGAACGGCCGCGGCGAGCTCGCCGCCAACGAACACGCCGAGGCGCGGATCATCGACGAGTATTTGCCGACGCCGCTCACCGAGGCCGAAGTGGCCGATGTCGCCGACACCGCCATCGCCCAGGTCGCCGAGGAGATCGGCGAGCGCCCGAGCATGAAGCAGATGGGCATGGTGATGAAGGCGGCCACCGCGATCGCGGCCGGCAAGGCCGACGGGGCCCGGTTGTCGGCGGCCGTCAAGGAGCGGCTGTAG
- a CDS encoding DUF4129 domain-containing protein — protein sequence MPSIDIDRDAAHQAAQDELNKPIYSKGSAGEQVAEWINEMIYRLLQKTASFPGGWLTATVLFIMLAIALAAAIHIARRTMRTNRGGDYQLFEAAQLTAAQHRATAENYAAQGDWAAAIRHRLRAVARQLEETGVLDPAPGRTANELAFHAGAALPHLADELSRAATAFNDVTYGEQPGTQSAYRMIADLDDHLRSRSAAVPAAPGHRAASDSWAQVR from the coding sequence GTGCCCTCCATCGACATCGACCGCGATGCCGCGCACCAGGCCGCGCAGGACGAGCTGAACAAACCGATCTACTCCAAGGGCTCGGCGGGTGAACAGGTAGCCGAGTGGATCAACGAGATGATCTACCGGTTGCTGCAGAAGACCGCCTCGTTTCCCGGTGGGTGGCTCACGGCGACGGTGCTTTTCATCATGCTGGCGATCGCGCTGGCGGCCGCCATCCACATCGCGCGGCGCACCATGCGCACCAACCGGGGCGGCGACTACCAGCTGTTCGAAGCCGCACAGCTCACCGCGGCCCAGCATCGGGCGACCGCCGAAAACTATGCGGCGCAAGGTGACTGGGCCGCAGCGATTCGTCACCGACTGCGCGCGGTCGCCCGCCAGCTCGAGGAGACGGGCGTGCTGGACCCGGCGCCCGGCCGTACCGCCAACGAGCTGGCCTTTCATGCCGGCGCCGCCTTGCCCCATCTCGCTGACGAGTTGTCCCGTGCGGCAACGGCTTTCAACGATGTCACCTACGGTGAGCAACCCGGAACGCAGAGCGCATACCGGATGATCGCCGACCTCGACGATCACCTGCGGTCACGCTCGGCGGCCGTCCCCGCAGCGCCCGGACATCGCGCCGCGTCCGACTCGTGGGCGCAGGTGCGGTGA